Proteins found in one Eriocheir sinensis breed Jianghai 21 chromosome 14, ASM2467909v1, whole genome shotgun sequence genomic segment:
- the LOC126998491 gene encoding beta-1,3-glucosyltransferase-like: MKAVISFLRVFLSLWITVNAAHSSQQSDTLVFVIMDAGGSGPRPVEDLSSSISSQAAQLDMPCVVYKTSRDWLGTGSWTYFPLLEWINSKHGKSKYWLVFIGSWAKVRVARLVKLLHAQKSSKLVFLGRGVHDSEETIIHHFARVDSSRPFLYPDVRAGMVLSGSLIKRLAKKWTGARVKIGSEMNIDAPYEFAKFVNSEGVNLTPDPAFCVKDEDHCAILYSPPSCGKAVDVSKIHYAIKSCEKYHSERLPVLHSTWLKHATNYAIYSDVEDSSYGTVSLGVPNTERGHCGKTLAIIHHAAQLDGMQWLVIADDDTLISVEAMSEFLGCHDHTQLVALGERYGYAAAMPHGYDYITGGGGMVFSRPLVEALSGPGVCQCPTNDTPDDMFLGMCLRSLGVPITHSSAFHQARPMDYPPEILEEERPVSFHKFWMVDPRQVYAQWLHSPTTTTTSTSTHSQDEL, encoded by the exons ATGAAGGCTGTGATAAGCTTCTTGAGAG TATTTCTATCTCTATGGATCACAGTCAATGCAGCGCACAGCTCCCAGCAGTCAG ACACTCTGGTGTTTGTGATCATGGACGCTGGGGGCTCGGGGCCAAGGCCTGTGGAAGACTTGAGCAGCAGCATCTCCTCCCAGGCTGCTCAGCTGGACATG CCTTGTGTTGTCTACAAAACATCCAGGGACTGGCTGGGTACTGGTTCCTGGACTTACTTCCCATTACTTGAGTG GATAAACAGTAAGCATGGGAAAAGCAAGTACTGGCTGGTGTTCATTGGGAGCTGGGCCAAGGTGAGGGTGGCCAGGCTGGTGAAGCTCCTGCATGCCCAGAAGTCCTCTAAG CTGGTGTTCCTGGGTAGAGGTGTACATGACAGCGAGGAGACCATCATCCACCACTTTGCACGTGTGGACAGCAGCCGACCCTTCCTCTACCCGGATGTGAGGGCCGGCATGGTCCTGTCAGGCTCCCTAATCAAGAG GTTAGCCAAGAAATGGACAGGTGCCAGGGTAAAGATAGGCTCTGAGATGAACATTGATGCTCCATATGAGTTTGCAAAATTTGTAAATTCTGAAGGAGTGAACTTAACACCAGACCCAGCCTTTTGCGTCAAGGATGAGGACCATTGTGCCATTCTGTACTCGCCTCCCAGCTGT GGTAAAGCTGTGGATGTGAGCAAGATCCACTATGCCATCAAGAGCTGTGAAAAATACCACAGTGAGCGATTGCCGGTCCTCCACAGCACCTGGCTGAAACACGCCACTAACTATGCAATATACAGTGATGTTGAAG ACTCATCATATGGCACCGTGTCCCTTGGTGTGCCCAACACTGAGCGTGGGCACTGCGGCAAGACTCTGGCCATCATCCACCATGCTGCCCAGCTGGATGGGATGCAGTGGCTGGTCATAGCAGATGATGACACACTCATCAG CGTTGAGGCAATGAGTGAATTCCTAGGCTGCCATGACCACACCCAGCTGGTGGCCCTCGGGGAGCGGTATGGGTATGCCGCAGCAATGCCTCATGGCTACGACTACATCACCGGTGGAGGTGGCATGGTCTTCAGCCGCCCACTG GTGGAGGCACTATCTGGCCCTGGGGTGTGCCAGTGTCCTACAAACGACACACCCGACGACATGTTTCTGGGAATGTGTCTCCGCAGCCTTGGTGTTCCCATCACCCACTCCTCAGCCTTCCATCAG GCTCGGCCCATGGACTACCCACCTGAGATCCTTGAGGAAGAGCGACCAGTTTCCTTTCACAAGTTCTGGATGGTGGACCCACGCCAGGTGTACGCCCAGTggctccactcacccaccaccaccaccaccagcacctccactcaCTCTCAAGATGAACTGTAG